A single region of the Prevotella sp. HUN102 genome encodes:
- a CDS encoding DUF5675 family protein produces the protein MELRVKRIARRDTYTVGRLYVDGKRFCDTLEDTDRGLSSLMTEAEVRNVKKKGITAIPTGRYRVIYTFSPMFRRRMPLLCGVKGFEAIRIHPGNTARDTEGCILVGRNAKVGMLTESRTEFERLDALMRDAEARNEGIYIMVE, from the coding sequence ATGGAACTGAGAGTGAAGAGAATTGCAAGGAGGGACACCTACACGGTAGGGCGTCTGTACGTGGACGGAAAGCGTTTCTGCGACACGCTCGAGGACACCGACAGGGGGCTGAGTTCCCTGATGACGGAGGCCGAGGTAAGGAACGTGAAGAAAAAGGGAATCACGGCGATTCCAACGGGAAGATACCGGGTGATATACACCTTCTCGCCGATGTTCAGGAGACGGATGCCCCTGCTCTGCGGTGTCAAGGGGTTCGAGGCGATACGCATACACCCCGGCAACACGGCGAGGGACACCGAGGGCTGCATCCTCGTGGGGAGGAACGCCAAGGTGGGGATGCTCACCGAGTCGCGCACGGAGTTTGAGCGCCTTGACGCCCTGATGAGGGATGCCGAGGCGAGGAACGAGGGTATTTACATAATGGTGGAATAA
- a CDS encoding DNA cytosine methyltransferase has protein sequence MTRTATTIEQGRKLLEQGVSPETADMCYVNGILEEDEWAFFRKHYDGEIFPAWSADALAGLMRNAPEKITYNLFGEAEYEEKKPIKAAKRSDIVNWQDISSSWTDTKPSEMTFVDCFCGAGGLSKGLEMAGLQGICGLDWFKEAGMTYHRNFHHPFVLGDITTQKAKNEFYSTVEQQLNGRKLSLVAGGFPCQGFSMAGNRIVDDPRNSLYRELLEVVKNLNPDYVLCENVKGLRSMLGGKVEEKILSDFKEIGYEMHVTTLCAADYYVPQKRERVIFIGNKIGKKIYYPKPILTPDKYVTTGQAIEDLMTLPSTPEFNHVPTRHRPDMAERMAALPEGQSLYKGYSDAWKKCPWNEASCTIKENHGGVNIHPKLPRVLTAREMARLQSFPDDFIFEGTKNKQLVQIGNAVPPLLAKAIGLAIRYSAGDLTGEKEYKR, from the coding sequence ATGACACGGACAGCAACGACGATAGAACAGGGCAGAAAACTCCTTGAGCAGGGAGTAAGTCCCGAGACTGCCGATATGTGCTACGTGAACGGAATCCTTGAGGAGGACGAATGGGCTTTCTTCCGCAAGCACTACGACGGGGAGATATTCCCCGCATGGTCTGCCGACGCACTGGCTGGACTGATGCGCAATGCCCCCGAAAAGATTACTTATAATCTTTTTGGCGAAGCTGAATATGAAGAGAAGAAGCCTATAAAGGCAGCAAAGCGGTCAGATATTGTAAACTGGCAAGACATCAGCTCATCATGGACCGACACAAAACCCTCGGAAATGACCTTCGTGGATTGTTTCTGTGGTGCCGGAGGACTTAGCAAAGGCCTCGAAATGGCAGGGTTGCAAGGCATTTGTGGTCTCGACTGGTTCAAGGAAGCAGGAATGACTTATCACAGAAACTTCCATCACCCGTTCGTATTGGGAGATATTACCACACAGAAAGCGAAAAATGAATTTTATTCCACCGTGGAACAACAGCTGAACGGCAGAAAGCTCAGCTTAGTGGCAGGCGGGTTTCCCTGTCAAGGCTTCAGTATGGCTGGCAACAGAATTGTGGACGACCCGAGAAATTCGCTTTACAGAGAACTGCTGGAAGTAGTGAAGAATCTGAATCCTGACTATGTACTATGCGAAAATGTGAAGGGGCTGCGCAGTATGCTCGGAGGAAAGGTGGAAGAAAAAATCCTTTCAGACTTCAAGGAAATCGGTTACGAAATGCACGTAACCACACTATGCGCTGCCGACTACTATGTGCCGCAAAAGCGTGAACGTGTTATCTTCATCGGAAACAAGATTGGAAAGAAAATTTATTACCCGAAACCGATACTCACACCCGACAAATACGTTACCACCGGACAAGCCATTGAAGACCTTATGACGTTGCCCTCTACACCGGAATTCAATCACGTGCCTACACGACATCGTCCCGACATGGCTGAAAGAATGGCTGCGCTGCCCGAAGGACAGAGTCTCTACAAGGGTTATTCGGATGCGTGGAAGAAATGCCCGTGGAACGAGGCTTCGTGTACCATCAAAGAGAATCACGGCGGCGTGAACATCCACCCGAAACTGCCGAGAGTTTTGACTGCAAGAGAGATGGCACGATTGCAGTCTTTCCCTGATGATTTCATTTTTGAAGGCACGAAAAACAAACAGTTGGTACAAATCGGGAATGCCGTACCACCATTGTTGGCAAAAGCTATTGGCTTGGCCATCCGTTATTCGGCGGGAGACCTTACTGGAGAAAAGGAATATAAAAGATAA
- a CDS encoding DUF6633 family protein encodes MEITEAIRSVRSKQAQQPSAECSQTLTVRADTFREHILQVYTPSLQETLCTDSQECFFGNHPTLATLNKTYGSRAGAIWLVPQITDCVSFTNNKGTLNDRQTESLASLIASEYYYLKVSELMLFFRRFKLGKYKEIYGNFSPMVITLSIREFIIERNNAYFKHKSKIEEEKRSKDKNSSMSYQEYLKAKNRK; translated from the coding sequence ATGGAAATAACGGAAGCAATACGCAGCGTGCGCTCGAAGCAGGCGCAACAGCCCTCGGCAGAATGCTCGCAGACATTGACGGTAAGAGCTGACACCTTTAGGGAGCATATTCTGCAAGTCTACACGCCCTCGTTACAGGAGACGCTTTGCACTGACTCGCAGGAGTGCTTCTTTGGCAATCACCCTACACTCGCAACACTAAACAAGACCTACGGCAGCAGGGCAGGCGCAATATGGCTCGTGCCGCAGATTACTGACTGCGTGTCGTTCACAAACAACAAAGGAACTCTTAACGACAGGCAGACGGAATCACTCGCCTCGCTGATAGCCTCCGAATACTATTATTTGAAAGTGTCTGAACTGATGCTTTTCTTTCGCAGGTTCAAATTGGGGAAGTACAAAGAGATTTACGGTAATTTTTCGCCAATGGTAATTACCCTGTCCATCCGAGAGTTCATTATCGAGCGAAATAACGCTTATTTTAAGCATAAATCCAAAATTGAGGAGGAGAAAAGAAGCAAGGATAAAAATAGCAGTATGTCTTATCAAGAATATCTGAAAGCAAAAAACAGAAAATAA
- a CDS encoding DEAD/DEAH box helicase — MNIQLREYQQQAVDKAVAFLTDNKAKYNGIIVCPTGGGKSWIIASIAERLNSNVLIFCPSREILQQNFEKMSAINPFGCTIFSASFNSKEVGKITFATIGSAKSHPELFQRFTYIIVDECHQCNPKQGMYKDFFEALEQTKILGLSATPYRLSSYMGGSMLKFITRTRPHIFSKVIYQVQISTLLDMGFLSNIEYYQLSPTGWNEGNLKLNTTGADYTDKSVIREYQRIDFYFYLVSIVKRLLKPKRGGARKGILVFTRFVKEAQRLADSIPNCAVVSGDTPKAERDRILTDFKSGKIQVVANANVLTTGFDYPQLDTVVMARPTMSLAMYYQIVGREIRPYKGKQAWFIDLCGNINRFGKVEDLKLVDTNGKGKWAVFSNGKQLTNVLFQ; from the coding sequence ATGAACATACAATTACGAGAATATCAACAGCAAGCGGTCGATAAGGCAGTAGCCTTTCTGACCGACAACAAGGCAAAATACAACGGCATTATAGTCTGTCCGACAGGTGGAGGAAAGAGTTGGATTATAGCATCAATAGCCGAAAGGTTGAATAGTAATGTGCTTATCTTCTGCCCCAGTCGTGAAATACTACAACAAAATTTCGAGAAGATGAGCGCAATCAATCCTTTTGGCTGCACAATCTTCTCTGCATCGTTCAACTCAAAGGAGGTGGGGAAGATAACGTTTGCAACGATAGGCAGCGCAAAATCACACCCCGAACTATTTCAACGGTTCACATACATCATCGTGGACGAATGTCACCAGTGCAACCCGAAGCAAGGAATGTACAAAGATTTCTTTGAAGCGTTGGAACAGACGAAGATTTTAGGACTAAGCGCAACACCATACCGTCTTTCTTCCTATATGGGTGGTTCAATGCTGAAGTTCATCACTCGCACCCGACCTCACATCTTTTCAAAGGTCATCTATCAAGTGCAAATTTCAACCTTGCTTGATATGGGCTTTCTCTCCAATATTGAGTATTATCAATTATCTCCTACTGGTTGGAACGAGGGTAATCTGAAGCTCAACACCACAGGTGCTGATTATACCGATAAGTCTGTGATAAGGGAGTATCAGCGTATAGACTTCTATTTCTACCTTGTAAGCATCGTGAAAAGACTTCTGAAACCCAAGCGTGGTGGTGCGAGAAAAGGAATACTGGTGTTTACCCGATTTGTCAAGGAAGCCCAACGGCTGGCTGACAGCATACCTAATTGTGCCGTTGTTTCTGGAGATACCCCCAAAGCGGAACGAGACAGGATATTGACTGACTTCAAGAGTGGAAAGATACAAGTAGTTGCTAATGCGAATGTCCTCACTACGGGCTTCGACTACCCTCAACTTGACACGGTGGTTATGGCACGCCCTACAATGTCGCTTGCTATGTACTATCAGATAGTAGGCAGGGAGATACGGCCATATAAAGGAAAACAAGCGTGGTTTATAGACCTCTGTGGTAATATCAACCGCTTCGGCAAGGTTGAGGACTTGAAACTTGTCGATACCAACGGCAAAGGCAAGTGGGCGGTGTTCAGCAACGGAAAACAATTAACTAATGTATTATTTCAATGA
- a CDS encoding NUMOD4 domain-containing protein: MPKNNEIREGKKNSIALTTSNGTTTEQTEIWKDITGYEGLYQVSNLGRVRSLSRVVKFGNQKRVIAEKIMSPRNHTRTNNSYQTIILYKGKQKYKTFYVHRLVAKMFVKGFFDGADVNHIDGNKGNNKASNLEWCTRKENINHAAKVLGVIRGDYSFHKRWNSKPIVQLDMKGNKIADWTSAFECMRKTGIPEANIRRCMTARGLHITRGYKWYFAAEYYSTSDKSVFEEIKIKPNPRSIHIIARDVKSNVCKEYISIRRLALELGCCNETIRKYKDSGKVYKGKEIKSC; the protein is encoded by the coding sequence ATGCCAAAGAACAATGAAATTAGAGAGGGTAAGAAGAATAGTATTGCCCTAACTACGTCTAACGGTACGACAACCGAACAAACAGAAATCTGGAAAGATATAACTGGATATGAGGGGTTATATCAAGTAAGTAATCTTGGGAGAGTAAGGTCTTTGTCGAGAGTGGTTAAATTCGGTAACCAAAAAAGGGTTATTGCAGAAAAGATTATGTCCCCAAGAAATCATACAAGAACTAATAACTCATACCAAACGATTATTTTGTATAAAGGAAAGCAAAAATACAAAACTTTCTACGTTCATAGGCTGGTTGCAAAAATGTTTGTAAAAGGCTTCTTTGATGGTGCTGACGTTAATCATATAGATGGAAATAAAGGCAATAATAAAGCATCAAATCTTGAATGGTGTACAAGAAAAGAAAATATAAATCATGCCGCTAAAGTTCTTGGTGTGATACGCGGAGATTATTCTTTTCACAAAAGATGGAACTCAAAACCGATAGTACAACTGGATATGAAAGGTAATAAAATCGCAGATTGGACTTCGGCTTTTGAATGTATGCGAAAGACTGGTATTCCTGAAGCTAATATAAGACGATGTATGACGGCAAGAGGTCTCCATATCACACGTGGATATAAATGGTATTTTGCTGCTGAATACTATTCAACTTCTGATAAAAGTGTTTTTGAAGAAATAAAAATAAAGCCTAATCCTCGCTCTATCCATATTATAGCAAGAGATGTGAAGAGCAATGTATGCAAAGAATACATAAGCATAAGACGTCTTGCGCTTGAATTGGGGTGTTGTAATGAAACTATCAGAAAATACAAGGATAGTGGCAAAGTATATAAAGGTAAGGAAATAAAATCATGTTAA
- a CDS encoding recombination protein NinG, whose amino-acid sequence MPYYIKKKKSDKPKKRQTSQATLVKKLDKVFSQYIRLRDAFPNGTFRCPTCGRILPFAKGDCSHLYSRRHMATRFDEDNCVMECAYDNRFNSEHLIKLNQYVLNRIGDTRYKMLSVKAHSTKKWSCWELEELIKYYSILVSKLQSEKNIK is encoded by the coding sequence ATGCCGTATTACATCAAAAAGAAGAAATCAGACAAGCCGAAGAAACGGCAGACAAGCCAAGCAACATTGGTTAAGAAACTGGATAAGGTGTTCAGCCAATACATAAGGCTAAGGGATGCTTTTCCTAACGGCACGTTTCGTTGTCCAACTTGTGGCAGAATACTCCCTTTTGCAAAGGGTGATTGTTCCCACCTATATAGCCGCAGACACATGGCAACACGATTTGACGAGGATAATTGCGTAATGGAATGTGCCTACGACAATAGATTTAATTCCGAACATCTTATAAAATTAAATCAATATGTGTTGAATAGGATAGGAGATACAAGATATAAAATGTTAAGCGTTAAGGCGCATAGTACGAAAAAATGGTCTTGTTGGGAATTAGAGGAATTGATTAAATACTACTCTATACTGGTGAGTAAATTACAAAGCGAGAAAAATATCAAATGA
- a CDS encoding DUF3127 domain-containing protein yields the protein MAANTKSGVVLAVGQPQQITSQRSGKTFTKRTLYLDCTTFDPYTGQRSQYENKLAFEFMESKTALLDNIKPGQVVTVSFDLQGTEITDQAGQTKHFIHVRPFGIEVRQVQQPQAPQQPQAPQQPAPQGGYVPQPVPQYQPQYQPQYQPQPQVQQFPPQTDASGEPFPF from the coding sequence ATGGCAGCAAACACCAAATCGGGAGTTGTCCTCGCAGTAGGACAACCACAGCAGATTACATCTCAAAGAAGTGGGAAAACATTTACCAAGCGTACACTCTATTTGGATTGTACGACATTCGACCCGTACACAGGGCAACGTTCTCAATACGAAAACAAACTGGCATTTGAGTTTATGGAGAGTAAAACGGCTCTGCTTGACAATATCAAGCCCGGGCAAGTGGTAACGGTTTCCTTTGACCTGCAAGGCACAGAGATTACAGACCAGGCTGGGCAGACCAAGCACTTTATCCATGTGCGACCGTTCGGCATTGAGGTAAGGCAGGTTCAGCAGCCACAGGCACCACAGCAGCCACAGGCACCACAACAGCCAGCTCCACAAGGCGGTTACGTTCCCCAACCTGTACCACAGTATCAACCACAGTATCAACCACAGTATCAACCACAGCCACAGGTGCAACAGTTTCCACCGCAGACAGATGCAAGTGGTGAGCCTTTTCCATTTTAG
- a CDS encoding ATP-binding protein, with translation MTLIRKASELSIPNTIKMMIYGQAGMGKSTLALSTPKPLLLDFDNGVKRINMSHLEGVDTVQVSSWQDVKDVLQEDLSAYQTIVIDTIGKMMDFIITYKCGTRQPQIRDWGGINQEFSWLTRTVGSLNKNVVFVAHRDTRKEGDDTVFIPALREKSYNAIVTELDLLGYLEMKNENGRQMRTITFDPTSRNDGKNTCNLPGVMNIPTIIDAQGKPTIKNDFIEKQVIVPYLGMLSAKEEEIKKYNNLLAEIEEGISQITDAQDAEYFSEHINDYQHIGSSLMKARSLFSAKLKELGIVYNKETKSYESKSA, from the coding sequence ATGACACTAATCAGAAAAGCATCGGAATTAAGTATTCCGAACACAATCAAGATGATGATTTACGGACAAGCTGGTATGGGTAAGAGTACGTTGGCACTATCAACTCCTAAGCCGTTGCTGCTGGACTTCGACAATGGCGTTAAGCGTATCAATATGTCCCATTTGGAGGGTGTTGATACTGTGCAGGTAAGCAGTTGGCAAGATGTGAAAGATGTACTGCAAGAAGATTTGTCCGCATATCAGACAATCGTCATAGACACGATAGGAAAGATGATGGATTTCATCATTACCTATAAGTGTGGAACAAGACAACCTCAAATCAGAGATTGGGGAGGTATCAATCAGGAGTTTTCTTGGCTTACTCGCACCGTTGGAAGCCTAAATAAAAACGTTGTCTTTGTTGCTCACCGTGATACCCGCAAGGAGGGTGATGATACGGTGTTTATCCCTGCTTTGCGTGAAAAGTCCTACAACGCTATTGTAACAGAACTTGATTTGCTTGGCTACCTCGAAATGAAAAATGAGAACGGACGTCAGATGCGTACTATTACATTTGACCCAACAAGCCGTAATGACGGAAAGAATACCTGTAATCTTCCGGGCGTGATGAATATTCCTACTATTATTGATGCACAGGGTAAGCCGACAATAAAAAATGACTTTATAGAAAAACAAGTCATAGTACCTTATCTTGGTATGCTCTCCGCAAAGGAAGAGGAGATAAAGAAGTACAACAACCTATTGGCCGAGATAGAGGAGGGTATTTCGCAGATTACAGATGCACAAGATGCCGAATATTTTTCAGAGCATATCAATGACTATCAACATATCGGCAGCTCGTTGATGAAAGCACGCTCCTTGTTTTCTGCAAAATTGAAAGAACTGGGCATTGTTTACAACAAAGAAACAAAGTCTTATGAAAGCAAATCAGCCTAA